ACCGATCCATCCAGGATACCAGCACCATTCAGCGGGACGGGATACCTTTATTTATCTTCTGAAGCATTAAAAAAACTTGGTGTTCCGTTAACGTATACTCAAATTCTGATTGAATTTGAGGAAGGCACAAGCAAAGAAGAACGAGATCAGCTAATCACAAGAATCAGCAAGGTTTTGAAATCATCGGGTATCACATCCTATCGTACCGAGCATGCTGAGGAAACCTATTATATAAGGAATACACTGGTATCAGCCATTCTTACCGTCCTCATCTGGTTTGGCCTCTTTTCGTTAGTCCTTGGGTTTATCCTGATTACTCACCTCTTCCATCGGGTCATTGCCGAGCATGTAAAAGAGATGGGGATCCAGCGTGTGGTAGGTGCACCGCTATCATTCATCTGGAAGCAATATTTCCTTTACTTAGGGATCATCGGAAGCATCTCGTTCATGTGCTCCGCCGGGGTCAGCTATTTTGGCAGCAAATGGGCTGTCCGGTATTTGGCAGAAGAGCTGAACATTGGCTCATATACGGAAACCATTCATCCTTCAGTTGTTTATCTGCTGCTTTTGTTATCATTTGCTATTCCTTATCTTGGAGCATTTGTACCGATCCAAAAAGTATTAAACAAACCGCTCACCGATACATTGAGAAATATGCCTCATTCCTTCCCATCCCATAAAGCTAAAAAGAGCTTTGGAAGGTTTTCACTAAGTGTCCTTTCGTGGAGGCATGCTTTTTCCAAGAAGGGGCAAATGGTTTCCAATATCCTGATGCTTTCGTTTGGAGGAGCCATTATTATATCCTGCCTGGCACTGAACCAGACGCTGAATAGTCATCTGAACCAAATGAATAAATTTTGGAATTATGATCAGGAATGGTCTGTAAAAAGCAAGCTTCCAAAATCTGAAATGACAGCACTATTTAAGAAAACAGAGGGAGTAAGCGAAGCAGAGGGCTGGACCGTCCGCAATACGGAAATCAAGCTTGATAAAGGGGGTAAGCACAACGCCCTCCTAATGGCTCTTCCTGAACGTTCAAAATTGATTACACCTGCTGTAAAAGAAGGACAGTGGCTCAAGCGGGGCGGAAAACCGGCCATTGTCATTAACGAAGATCTTCGCACCATGCTTGGCAGCCCCAAACCCGGTGAAAAGGCTGAGCTGCAAATCGGAAAAGAGAGAAAAACATTTTATATAGAAGGAATAATCGGAAGCCAGCTAAGAGGCCCCGCTGCCTACATGGGCGGAACGGATTATGAGAAATGGCTTCTTGCAGATACTGCAAACCGGATTGCCGTAAAATTAACGTCCGGTGCAAAGAGCGGGAAGGTCTCAGAACAGCTTGAGAAACAGTTAACAGATCAAGGTGCAGCAGTAGAAGGAACGGAAACTATTCAAGCTATGCAGGAACGCCCGAAACAGATTATCGGATTGATTGTTGCATCCATTTTAGCAGCGGGAATTTTATTTACCGTTCTTGGATTGCTTAACCTGATGACCGCTACGAGCATGAACGTATATGAAAGGCAGAAGGAAATCGGGATAACGAGGGCTATAGGCGGGTCCTCTGGAAAAATTCTTCGGATGTTCGCAGCAGAAAGTTTAATCATAGCCATGATCAGCTGGAGTCTTGCAGCTGCCTTTTCTTACCCGCTCAGTCATTTTCTTAGCACGCAAATCGGCACCGCCCTTCTCGGCTCTCCATTGCAAAGCGGATTCTATTTAGACGGAATTTTCATTTGGCTTACGGCAAGTATTGTCATTGGACTTGGTGCATCAGCAGTGCCTGTTATAAAATCTCTGGCAAAGCCGCTGCCTAAAATGCTCGAGGATTAACAGCTGAAAAAGAGGAGGCTTCAAAAATGAAGAAAATATTGGTTTTGCCTTTATTTAAAATGGAATCCGGTCACCATAGAAGTGCCAACGCACTGGTAGAGGCCTTTCAAAAGCATGATCCTGAAATACAATGCGAAAAGGTAGACTTTTTAAGCTATGTAAATGGGGGTCTCGAAAGGTTCGTATCGAATCTTTATTTAACTTGGATTAAGAAATTTCCAAAGGCATACAGCTCGTTCTACCATCTCTTTTTCAGCAAAAAATCGAGCATGCTCCAATCTGCTTATGAAGCCGTTTTTCTTGAAAAAATGGAACAGCTGATAGAAGTTAAACAGCCTGATTTAATCGTCTGCACACACAGCTTCCCTTCCTTCCTTGTCGATAAGCTGAAGCGTTACGGAGTATGTGATGTGCCGGTATTAAATTTGTACACAGATTTCTTCATTAACGGTTTATGGGGAAAGGAACAAGTGGATGTGCATTGTGTTCCTAGCAAGGATGTGAAAAATGAATTGCTCCAAATGGGGATTCCAGAAAATAAAGTGATTGTTTCAGGGATTCTTGCAAATGATCGGTTAAATCGGAGAAAAATGAACCGCCAGCATGATGAAAAGATTCATGTCATTCTTTCCGGCGGAAGTCTTGGACTTGGCAAAAATCTTTCGAGTTTAGTCAAAACTTCCAGTAGCGGCCTTGTTGAATACAAGGTTCTATGCGGAACAAACAGGGCCCTTTTAGATAAAGTAAACAGCCTGAATTCTTCTCACATTACAGCACTGCCCTATATTGCTTCTGCAGAGCAAATGAATCAGCTTTACAGCTGGGCGGATGCCATTGTTACGAAACCCGGGGGAGCAACGATTAGTGAGGCAATCAGAAAGAAGCTTCTCATTTTTATTCATTCTGTTCTTCCTGGGCAGGAAGAAATTAATCTAGAATACTTGTCTGAAAGAGGATTAGCGGAAACAATTGATGTCCGGGAATCCTTTGAAGATCAGCTGCTTTCTGTTGTCAGCGATTCAAGTAAGCTGTTTGCCATAAATAAAGCACGCCATCTCTATATGAATGAACTTGATGTCCGTTCCTGTGCTGAACTTGCTTCCCTCATTGAACAGAAGCTCTTTGCAGGTAAAAAGACACCAAAAGAAAAGTATTTGAATGATCTTTTCTCCAAGCTTTACCGCAGTCTTTAAGCTTTACCATTTCTGCGATTTTTGTACACATGATAATAGATAAACGTGCAGCCCACTGCCAAGACGCCAATATGTGCCCACATGAAGGCTGCACGGAACATTTCGATAAATGACATTTCTCCCATCCTCTCTGGATAATAAATAGGAAGTTTTCCTAATCCTTCTTGACTATAATATCGTCTGAAGGCCTAGTTTTTTAACTATTTATCTATAAAATAGTTATATTTACCTACAACTTTAAACTTATGGGTATCCCCACAGTCTTCAAGGCTTATCCATCATTTTAATCACATTTAGCAGAAATAAACTTATACTGTAATGTGATTGATAATAGAAGGTTCAAACGGCAGGCAGCGCAATGTCCTTATTCTGCTGTCAAACAAAGAAATTCTATTATACAAGCCCTAAAAAATTGATGGAAAGGAACATCTTATGTCAGACATGAATCCTCAAGAAGCATTGGCACTGATTAAAAAGACAGGGACTGAGCTTGAAAGAAGCATAAATGATACCATCCAGATTCAGCTGAACCGGGAGGAATTATTGAATCTCGTAAACATGGCTGCCCCATTCATTAAAAGGGCGTTCGATCAAAGTCAGGAAATTTCTGAATTTCTTTCCGTTCCTTTAAATTTCCCTACTAAAAGGGATTTCGTCCGGTTAGCGAATCTCTCTATTCAAATTGAAGAAAAGCTCGATCAAATCGAAGGCTACCTCTACCAGCTTGCCAATCAGGGAACCACTCCTGCACCATCCCTTCCAAGTACTGAAACACCGGCACTTATTGAACGAGCAAATCGGCCTTCTCTGGCAAGAAGCCGGGCAAATAAAGAACAGCTAAAACAAATTCTTATGCAGCATGCACTTCATTTAAATGCCCCATCCGCAAAGGAAACCACCAAAAAATGACTCCCTTCGAAGAAATATACGAGCAGGTAAAAAAGTGCGCCCTTCTTTTGCAAACTCCTGAACCGCCTGTAGGGCTAACTGACCGAACAGCGGTTTGGAAGAAGAATAAGGCTGCTTTATGGTATTATCCTGCAAAAGAGAAAAAGTACCCCGTCCCTTTATTTCTAGTTTATTCGCTTGTAAACAAAGCATTCATATTGGATTTAGCACCTGGATACAGCATGATTGAAGCATTTGTTAATGAGGGCTATGATGTCTATTTGCTGGACTTTGGCGCGCCAGGCTATGAGGATAAAGATCTTACTATTGATGATTATGTGATCAACTATATTCAGGAAGCAGCCCGAAGAACACTTCGTCATTCAAAAGCGGCAGAACTAACGGTTATCGGCTACTGCCTTGGCGGGACAATCGCAGCTATTTATGCAGCCGTTACCGACGATCCAATCCGCAATTTGATTCTTAACGTAGCTCCTATTGATTTTCATCAATACAAGGTATTCGATAAAATCGTAGATGGTATGAGAAATGGAAAAGCTGATTTTGATCCTTTATTCGACGCCCTTGGGATTATTCCTGCAGGCTTTATGAAAGCAGGCTTGCGAATGGTCAGCTACCCTGTTTACTACAGTCCTTATTTATCCCTGCTTTACAGAGCAGATAATAAAGAATATACGGATTATTGGAGAAGATTCAATAAATGGACGCAGGGCCACGTCCCTTTTTCCGGAGAGGCGATGAAGCAATTCGTTCGTGATTTCGGCAGAGAGAACAAGCTCATTAACGGAGGATTGCAGATTAGCGGAAAGGATGCGAGCCTTTCCAACATTAAAGCCAGTTTGCTCGTCATCTGTGCTGAGAGCGATAAGCTCGTTCCAATGGAACTAAGCACAGCCATTATGGATCTTGTTTCAAGCCACGATAAAACGCTTGAAATACTTAAAGGCGGCCATGCTACATTTACAGTGAAGAACGGTCTTCCAGGATACCTTAGCACCTGGCTTCATGAACATTCTTCTTAATAGAGAGAGGAGGATCATTTTGTACCTTCTGGGTCTGCACAGTGATAAAAAAGGAAAATCTGCAGCCGGTATGGCATCTGTTGTCTATATAAACTACCTAAAGTCTGATAACAGCCCTGCCCTATTCAATGATTTAGCAGAGTCTTCGTACTATAACCGCATCACTCATTTTCCTTTATACCGATAATAAGGAAAATCTACCAGTTTGAGCGGCTCCTGACATAGGGAAATAATAAGTAACTTATATTTGTTGGGAAGGGGCCGCCATGCTTGAATTTATTATTG
The Metabacillus sp. FJAT-52054 genome window above contains:
- a CDS encoding FtsX-like permease family protein; translation: MMPLFARKPLRDLGRQKAKTLLILLSIIISLSIAGIILHTKLQFEAALKESMNQSHVSDAAFYTNSFQTLPARLHKLDGIKEAEAKISVRARAKTEEGFKNIEIAGLPDQQNYQIGQIHLYKNHPSDAASYAETTTLQLFQWKAGQTIELLIPGEKQKSLKLSGTVTDPSRIPAPFSGTGYLYLSSEALKKLGVPLTYTQILIEFEEGTSKEERDQLITRISKVLKSSGITSYRTEHAEETYYIRNTLVSAILTVLIWFGLFSLVLGFILITHLFHRVIAEHVKEMGIQRVVGAPLSFIWKQYFLYLGIIGSISFMCSAGVSYFGSKWAVRYLAEELNIGSYTETIHPSVVYLLLLLSFAIPYLGAFVPIQKVLNKPLTDTLRNMPHSFPSHKAKKSFGRFSLSVLSWRHAFSKKGQMVSNILMLSFGGAIIISCLALNQTLNSHLNQMNKFWNYDQEWSVKSKLPKSEMTALFKKTEGVSEAEGWTVRNTEIKLDKGGKHNALLMALPERSKLITPAVKEGQWLKRGGKPAIVINEDLRTMLGSPKPGEKAELQIGKERKTFYIEGIIGSQLRGPAAYMGGTDYEKWLLADTANRIAVKLTSGAKSGKVSEQLEKQLTDQGAAVEGTETIQAMQERPKQIIGLIVASILAAGILFTVLGLLNLMTATSMNVYERQKEIGITRAIGGSSGKILRMFAAESLIIAMISWSLAAAFSYPLSHFLSTQIGTALLGSPLQSGFYLDGIFIWLTASIVIGLGASAVPVIKSLAKPLPKMLED
- a CDS encoding galactosyldiacylglycerol synthase, translated to MKKILVLPLFKMESGHHRSANALVEAFQKHDPEIQCEKVDFLSYVNGGLERFVSNLYLTWIKKFPKAYSSFYHLFFSKKSSMLQSAYEAVFLEKMEQLIEVKQPDLIVCTHSFPSFLVDKLKRYGVCDVPVLNLYTDFFINGLWGKEQVDVHCVPSKDVKNELLQMGIPENKVIVSGILANDRLNRRKMNRQHDEKIHVILSGGSLGLGKNLSSLVKTSSSGLVEYKVLCGTNRALLDKVNSLNSSHITALPYIASAEQMNQLYSWADAIVTKPGGATISEAIRKKLLIFIHSVLPGQEEINLEYLSERGLAETIDVRESFEDQLLSVVSDSSKLFAINKARHLYMNELDVRSCAELASLIEQKLFAGKKTPKEKYLNDLFSKLYRSL
- a CDS encoding alpha/beta fold hydrolase encodes the protein MTPFEEIYEQVKKCALLLQTPEPPVGLTDRTAVWKKNKAALWYYPAKEKKYPVPLFLVYSLVNKAFILDLAPGYSMIEAFVNEGYDVYLLDFGAPGYEDKDLTIDDYVINYIQEAARRTLRHSKAAELTVIGYCLGGTIAAIYAAVTDDPIRNLILNVAPIDFHQYKVFDKIVDGMRNGKADFDPLFDALGIIPAGFMKAGLRMVSYPVYYSPYLSLLYRADNKEYTDYWRRFNKWTQGHVPFSGEAMKQFVRDFGRENKLINGGLQISGKDASLSNIKASLLVICAESDKLVPMELSTAIMDLVSSHDKTLEILKGGHATFTVKNGLPGYLSTWLHEHSS